From a single Couchioplanes caeruleus genomic region:
- a CDS encoding methyl-accepting chemotaxis protein, producing MAAGRRWSLDDLSVNLKVLGAVATAALVAVIVGVTGLIGLQKTSDAANLIARSNVASIKAVGHLESSAAQAQLDAANQALSPDDAVAKRFTDRFTADLAAFGDAMTAYRGSDPAGSPQTIGDLQTTWQSYADLARTKLLTLGDGNHLSQWSSVRDTEAEPLLAEMDKDLTELDAAETADAVRNSDAAKDTYGFSRMLSLILLVVGLILALLLGLLVARRIVRSLGRVKAVCDALAANDLTRSSGLTSRDETGQMGRALDAAVASLRRTVGTIDESASSLAGASEQMSATAAQIAESAQNASTESQTVSAAAEEISRSVDTVSAGAEEMGASIREISQNATEAAQVAAEAVTLASTTSATMNKLGESSAEIGNVVKVITSIAEQTNLLALNATIEAARAGEMGKGFAVVASEVKDLAQETAKATEDISRRIEAIQADTTGAVTAIDEISKVIARINDFQTTIASAVEEQTATTAEMNRSVSEAATGTGDIAKSITGVADAAGRTSRGVEETQQATVELARMSTRLTGLVSAFRR from the coding sequence ATGGCTGCAGGCAGACGATGGTCGCTGGACGACCTCAGCGTCAACCTGAAGGTGCTCGGCGCGGTGGCCACGGCCGCGCTCGTGGCGGTGATCGTGGGCGTCACCGGCCTGATCGGGCTGCAGAAGACCAGCGACGCCGCGAACCTCATCGCGCGCAGCAACGTGGCGAGCATCAAGGCGGTCGGGCACCTGGAGTCGTCCGCCGCCCAGGCCCAGCTCGACGCCGCGAACCAGGCGCTGTCGCCGGACGACGCCGTCGCGAAGAGGTTCACCGACCGGTTCACGGCCGACCTGGCAGCCTTCGGCGACGCCATGACCGCGTACCGGGGCAGCGACCCGGCCGGCAGCCCGCAGACCATCGGCGACCTGCAGACCACCTGGCAGTCGTACGCCGACCTCGCCCGCACCAAGCTGCTCACCCTGGGCGACGGCAACCACCTTTCGCAGTGGTCGTCGGTCCGCGACACCGAGGCGGAGCCGTTGCTCGCCGAGATGGACAAGGACCTCACCGAGCTGGACGCCGCGGAGACGGCCGACGCGGTCAGGAACTCGGACGCGGCGAAGGACACGTACGGCTTCAGCCGGATGCTGTCGCTGATCCTGCTGGTCGTCGGCCTGATCCTCGCCCTGCTGCTCGGGCTGCTGGTGGCGCGCCGCATCGTCAGGTCGCTCGGCCGGGTCAAGGCGGTCTGCGACGCGCTGGCGGCCAACGACCTCACCCGCTCCAGCGGCCTGACGTCGCGCGACGAGACCGGGCAGATGGGCCGGGCGCTCGACGCGGCGGTCGCCTCCCTGCGCCGGACCGTGGGCACCATCGACGAGTCGGCGTCCTCGCTGGCCGGCGCCTCGGAGCAGATGAGTGCGACGGCCGCGCAGATCGCCGAGTCCGCGCAGAACGCGTCGACGGAGTCGCAGACGGTCTCCGCCGCGGCCGAGGAGATCTCGCGCAGCGTCGACACCGTGTCGGCCGGCGCGGAGGAGATGGGCGCCTCCATCCGGGAGATCTCCCAGAACGCCACCGAGGCGGCCCAGGTCGCGGCGGAGGCGGTCACGCTGGCGTCGACCACCTCGGCCACGATGAACAAGCTGGGGGAGTCCTCCGCCGAGATCGGCAACGTCGTCAAGGTGATCACGTCGATCGCCGAGCAGACCAACCTGCTCGCGCTGAACGCCACCATCGAGGCGGCCCGGGCCGGGGAGATGGGCAAGGGCTTCGCCGTGGTCGCCAGCGAGGTCAAGGACCTGGCTCAGGAGACGGCGAAGGCCACCGAGGACATCTCCCGGCGCATCGAGGCGATCCAGGCCGACACCACCGGCGCGGTCACCGCCATCGACGAGATCTCGAAGGTCATCGCGCGGATCAACGACTTCCAGACCACCATCGCCTCGGCGGTGGAGGAGCAGACCGCGACGACCGCCGAGATGAACCGCAGCGTCTCCGAGGCGGCCACCGGCACCGGCGACATCGCCAAGAGCATCACCGGCGTCGCCGATGCGGCGGGACGTACCAGCCGGGGCGTCGAGGAGACCCAGCAGGCCACGGTCGAGCTGGCCCGGATGTCGACCCGGCTCACCGGCCTGGTCTCGGCCTTCCGTCGATGA
- a CDS encoding LysM peptidoglycan-binding domain-containing protein: MRARIVLMALLAALAGAAPHAPGPVAAAPVAAYAVLAEPTDPVKWYRVRPSFNGQDEFLYEIAERFLGDGDRNSEIFALNKGRLQPDGKRLTVPDEIEPGWILRLPPDAQGPGVEFSALPTASPSPPAPSATSSSSPVAAAADTAFSWLPVVLILGVLLALAGAALLLLLLRRRRSAPAAAAALGIPRQRTGPPAHLFDTAASWTVDRALRVLTTAAGAGVPAIYGVSVDEAWLKLRLVVPHEPAPAPWTAQDGGRLWVAALRDLQVLPVDPAAAALCPRLVTLGSLYGTRELLDLGQAPGVIALQGDPGATAALAAAWATELTTSPWSPGVRVVAGGLSHHVAPGVQVTSAQTVDEAIAAAEAQPPGAGVLLLGSAPPAHDLPRIGELAARGDAAWAVVVLGATSEDRWRFRLQADGRLDTGSLGVMVYAPGASAPA; the protein is encoded by the coding sequence ATGCGCGCGCGAATCGTTCTCATGGCGCTGCTCGCCGCCCTCGCCGGCGCGGCGCCGCACGCACCGGGCCCGGTCGCCGCGGCGCCGGTGGCCGCGTACGCCGTCCTCGCCGAGCCCACGGACCCGGTGAAGTGGTACAGGGTGCGGCCCAGCTTCAACGGCCAGGACGAGTTCCTGTACGAGATCGCCGAGCGGTTCCTCGGCGACGGCGACCGCAACAGTGAGATCTTCGCGCTGAACAAGGGCCGGCTGCAGCCCGACGGCAAGCGGCTCACCGTGCCCGACGAGATCGAGCCCGGGTGGATCCTGCGGCTGCCGCCCGACGCGCAGGGCCCCGGCGTGGAGTTCTCCGCGCTGCCGACAGCCAGCCCGTCCCCGCCGGCGCCCTCCGCCACGAGCAGCAGCTCCCCGGTGGCCGCCGCGGCGGACACCGCGTTCTCGTGGCTGCCCGTGGTGCTGATCCTCGGGGTCCTGCTCGCGCTCGCCGGCGCGGCCCTGCTCCTGCTGCTCCTGCGTCGTCGCCGCAGCGCCCCGGCCGCGGCGGCCGCCCTGGGCATCCCGCGGCAGCGCACCGGGCCGCCCGCCCACCTGTTCGACACCGCCGCCTCCTGGACCGTCGACCGGGCGCTGCGGGTGCTCACGACGGCGGCGGGCGCGGGCGTCCCGGCGATCTACGGCGTCTCGGTCGACGAGGCGTGGCTCAAGCTGCGCCTGGTCGTGCCGCACGAGCCGGCCCCGGCGCCGTGGACGGCGCAGGACGGCGGCCGGCTGTGGGTGGCCGCGCTGCGCGACCTGCAGGTGCTGCCGGTCGACCCGGCCGCCGCGGCGCTGTGCCCCCGCCTGGTCACGCTCGGCTCCCTGTACGGCACCCGCGAGCTGCTCGACCTGGGTCAGGCACCCGGGGTCATCGCGCTGCAGGGCGATCCGGGCGCCACCGCCGCGCTCGCCGCGGCGTGGGCGACCGAGCTGACCACCAGCCCCTGGTCTCCCGGGGTACGGGTGGTCGCGGGCGGCCTCAGCCACCACGTCGCCCCCGGGGTGCAGGTGACCTCGGCGCAGACCGTCGACGAGGCGATCGCCGCCGCGGAGGCCCAGCCCCCGGGTGCCGGGGTCCTGCTGCTCGGCTCCGCCCCGCCGGCGCACGACCTGCCCCGCATCGGCGAGCTGGCGGCCCGCGGCGACGCCGCCTGGGCGGTGGTCGTGCTCGGCGCGACCAGCGAGGACCGCTGGCGCTTCCGGCTGCAGGCCGACGGCCGGCTCGACACCGGCTCGCTGGGCGTCATGGTGTACGCGCCCGGCGCCTCCGCTCCCGCCTGA
- a CDS encoding glycosyltransferase family 2 protein, whose translation MDTTPEVSVVIPTRNRPELLARAVRGVLAQTVTALEVVVVADGPDEATPKALAEIGDPRVRLIALPVRAGAPNARNAGIREARAPWTALLDDDDEWLPRKLAVQLELARSADCARPVVSSRLLNRTPRAEYVMPRRLPAEGEHLSEYFTVRRGLFHGDGFIQTSTILAPTELLRAVPFTVGLRRQQELDWALRAIRAEGTGLIVAAEPLVVWHQDEDRDRISHAMPWESQLAWLRRSRELFTPRAYAAFTMSVLSSMAAPTRSATVFRELLREARTHGRPAPVDYLTHLQIWAIPPHLRHVLRDRVLGRR comes from the coding sequence ATGGACACCACCCCCGAGGTCAGCGTGGTCATCCCGACCCGCAACCGTCCCGAGCTCCTGGCCCGCGCGGTCCGTGGCGTGCTGGCACAGACCGTCACCGCGCTCGAGGTCGTCGTCGTGGCGGACGGCCCCGACGAGGCGACACCCAAGGCCCTGGCGGAGATCGGCGATCCCCGGGTGCGCCTGATCGCCCTGCCGGTCCGGGCCGGCGCGCCGAACGCCCGCAACGCCGGCATCCGCGAGGCCCGCGCGCCGTGGACCGCGCTGCTCGACGACGACGACGAGTGGCTGCCGCGGAAGCTGGCCGTGCAACTGGAGCTGGCCCGCTCGGCGGACTGCGCCCGACCCGTGGTCTCCAGCCGGCTGCTGAACCGTACGCCCCGGGCGGAGTACGTGATGCCGCGGCGGCTGCCCGCCGAGGGTGAGCACCTGAGCGAGTACTTCACCGTGCGGCGGGGCCTGTTCCACGGCGACGGCTTCATCCAGACGTCGACGATCCTGGCGCCCACGGAGCTGCTGCGCGCGGTGCCGTTCACCGTGGGCCTGCGCCGGCAGCAGGAACTGGACTGGGCGCTGCGCGCGATCCGCGCCGAGGGCACCGGGCTGATCGTGGCCGCCGAGCCGCTGGTGGTGTGGCACCAGGACGAGGACCGGGACCGGATCAGCCACGCGATGCCCTGGGAGTCGCAGCTGGCGTGGTTGCGGCGCAGCCGGGAGCTGTTCACGCCGCGGGCGTACGCGGCCTTCACGATGAGCGTGCTCAGCTCGATGGCCGCCCCGACGCGCAGCGCCACGGTCTTCCGCGAGCTGCTGCGCGAGGCCCGTACGCACGGCCGCCCCGCACCCGTCGACTACCTGACGCACCTGCAGATCTGGGCGATCCCGCCGCACCTGCGGCACGTGCTGCGCGACCGGGTGCTGGGGCGCCGGTGA
- a CDS encoding glycosyltransferase — protein MSRVVVWRSALLSGSETFVRAQARALTRWDARFLGAVRVDSPLAEETDVIAFPPGFPRLRLTGRSPRLRRILAGLGPDLVHAHFGGDGWLVSAAAAELGVPLVVTVHGHDVTRQPLARGLRGMRHRRNLRTVFRRAALILAVSEPIRDAAIARGADPAKVRVHHTGVAVPPAAPARPKEWDVVFVGRFVPKKGLDDLVAALGTLDDLAPRVLLAGDGPLLPEIRSQAAGLGLDATFPGALGHAAAERAMASAKVFASPSRTAPDGDSEGLPTTILEAAARGVPVVSTRHSGIPEAVVHGETGLLGAEGDRVALAAHLRLLLSDGELRERLGRRAREHVRERFDLAVQTRRLEDLYDAVIRGGAAGGGPRVPRPQTPAPPGPDPYR, from the coding sequence GTGAGCCGCGTCGTCGTCTGGCGCAGCGCGCTGCTGTCCGGCTCGGAGACGTTCGTCCGCGCCCAGGCCCGCGCGCTGACCCGCTGGGACGCCCGGTTCCTCGGCGCCGTCAGGGTGGACTCGCCGCTGGCCGAGGAGACCGACGTCATCGCGTTCCCGCCGGGGTTCCCCCGGCTGCGGCTGACCGGGCGTTCCCCGCGGCTGCGCCGGATCCTGGCCGGGCTGGGACCCGACCTGGTGCACGCCCACTTCGGCGGGGACGGCTGGCTGGTCAGCGCAGCGGCGGCGGAGCTGGGCGTGCCGCTGGTCGTCACCGTGCACGGCCACGACGTGACCCGCCAGCCGCTCGCCCGCGGCCTCAGGGGCATGCGCCACCGGCGCAACCTGCGCACGGTGTTCCGCCGGGCGGCGCTGATCCTCGCCGTGTCCGAGCCCATCCGGGACGCCGCGATCGCCCGGGGCGCCGACCCCGCGAAGGTCCGCGTGCACCACACCGGCGTCGCGGTTCCCCCGGCGGCACCCGCGCGGCCGAAGGAGTGGGACGTCGTCTTCGTCGGCCGGTTCGTGCCGAAGAAGGGCCTCGACGACCTCGTGGCGGCGCTCGGCACGCTGGACGACCTGGCGCCGCGTGTCCTGCTGGCCGGCGACGGCCCGCTGCTGCCCGAGATCCGCTCCCAGGCGGCCGGCCTCGGCCTCGACGCCACGTTCCCCGGCGCGCTCGGCCACGCCGCCGCGGAACGGGCCATGGCGTCGGCGAAGGTGTTCGCGTCGCCGTCGCGGACCGCACCCGACGGTGACAGCGAAGGGCTGCCCACCACGATCCTGGAGGCCGCGGCCCGGGGCGTACCCGTGGTGTCGACCCGGCACAGCGGCATCCCGGAGGCCGTCGTTCACGGCGAGACCGGGCTGCTCGGCGCGGAGGGCGACCGGGTGGCCCTGGCGGCGCACCTGCGGCTGCTGCTGAGCGACGGCGAGCTGCGGGAACGCCTCGGGCGCCGGGCCCGCGAGCACGTGCGGGAACGGTTCGACCTGGCCGTGCAGACCCGGCGCCTCGAGGATCTCTACGACGCCGTCATCCGGGGCGGCGCAGCAGGCGGCGGGCCGCGCGTACCCCGCCCACAAACGCCTGCCCCGCCCGGGCCGGACCCGTACCGCTGA
- a CDS encoding molybdopterin molybdotransferase MoeA yields MPGHHTALPWREAVAVAARVATPLPAEDVPLAEAPGRVLAVPVAARADLPGTDTAAMDGYAVAGPGPWTVTARVLAGGAPWPGRLGPGQAVEIMTGAPVPAGAVAVVPYEHTTVTPGGAVSGPIGQRAHIRRAGEDARAGDEMLPAGRLVTAAVAGLLAQAGADVVRVRGRPRVRLLVTGDEVIAAGVPAPGQVRDVFGPMAPALVTAAGGVLHDRRLLRDDPGVLTDALLAPDAEVVAVSGSSSAGRADHLRTVLDKIGGRPLVDQVACRPGHPQLLASLPGGRWLVGLPGNPFAGLVAGMTLLRPLLRGLTGLAPARPWRLAVHGDVRPAPGITRLVPVTLDGDRAVVVPGARPASLSGAGLADALAVLEESWAPGDPADVLPW; encoded by the coding sequence ATGCCCGGACACCACACGGCCCTGCCCTGGCGCGAGGCGGTCGCCGTCGCCGCCCGCGTGGCCACACCGCTGCCCGCCGAGGACGTACCGCTCGCCGAGGCGCCGGGGCGCGTCCTGGCCGTGCCGGTCGCGGCCCGCGCCGACCTGCCCGGCACCGACACCGCCGCCATGGACGGGTACGCGGTCGCCGGCCCGGGACCGTGGACGGTGACCGCCCGGGTGCTCGCCGGTGGCGCACCGTGGCCCGGCCGGCTGGGCCCGGGACAGGCGGTCGAGATCATGACGGGCGCCCCGGTGCCGGCCGGCGCGGTCGCCGTGGTGCCGTACGAGCACACCACCGTCACGCCCGGCGGCGCGGTCTCCGGGCCGATCGGTCAGCGGGCCCACATCCGCCGCGCCGGGGAGGACGCCCGGGCCGGGGACGAGATGCTGCCCGCCGGCCGCCTCGTGACCGCCGCGGTCGCGGGGCTGCTCGCCCAGGCCGGAGCCGACGTCGTCCGGGTACGGGGCCGCCCCCGCGTCCGCCTGCTGGTGACCGGCGACGAGGTGATCGCCGCGGGCGTTCCGGCGCCCGGGCAGGTCCGCGACGTGTTCGGCCCGATGGCGCCCGCCCTGGTCACGGCCGCGGGCGGCGTCCTGCACGACCGGCGGCTGCTGCGCGACGACCCGGGCGTGCTCACCGACGCCCTGCTGGCCCCGGACGCCGAGGTGGTCGCCGTCAGCGGGTCCTCGTCGGCGGGCCGTGCCGACCACCTGCGGACCGTCCTCGACAAGATCGGCGGGCGCCCGCTGGTGGACCAGGTCGCGTGCCGCCCGGGGCACCCGCAGCTGCTGGCGTCGCTGCCGGGCGGGCGCTGGCTCGTCGGGCTGCCGGGCAACCCGTTCGCCGGCCTGGTCGCCGGCATGACGCTGCTGCGGCCGCTGCTGCGCGGCCTCACCGGCCTGGCCCCGGCCCGCCCGTGGCGGCTCGCCGTCCACGGCGACGTGCGGCCCGCGCCGGGCATCACCCGCCTGGTGCCCGTGACGCTCGACGGCGACCGCGCGGTGGTGGTGCCGGGGGCACGGCCCGCGAGCCTGTCCGGCGCGGGCCTGGCCGACGCGCTGGCCGTGCTGGAGGAGAGCTGGGCGCCGGGCGACCCGGCCGACGTCCTCCCCTGGTGA
- a CDS encoding winged helix-turn-helix domain-containing protein has translation MSVQLVTGGPVPGYGPMTIDPRDRQVRVHGIPVPLSPKEHGLLLLLAEKPGAVVTRRRILDEVWGPEFEGPSKTLDFHVASLRRKLGDPAWIENRRGVGFRLAVPA, from the coding sequence ATGAGCGTGCAGCTGGTGACGGGCGGTCCGGTACCCGGGTACGGCCCGATGACGATCGACCCGCGGGACCGGCAGGTGCGGGTGCACGGCATCCCGGTCCCGCTCAGCCCCAAGGAGCACGGCCTGCTCCTGCTCCTCGCCGAGAAACCCGGCGCGGTGGTGACCCGGCGCCGCATCCTCGACGAGGTGTGGGGCCCGGAGTTCGAGGGGCCGAGCAAGACCCTCGACTTCCACGTGGCGAGCCTGCGCCGCAAACTCGGCGACCCGGCGTGGATCGAGAACCGCCGCGGCGTGGGCTTCCGCCTCGCCGTCCCGGCCTGA
- a CDS encoding phosphoketolase family protein → MTTVSQDLTSLGRLDDTEVASLDAWWRANNYLTIGQIYLQANPLLRRPLEPDDIKPRLLGHWGTSPGLSLIYAHVSRLIKHTGQQAIYLAGPGHGGPALVAAGYLEGTYTEVYPAVTQDENGMLRLFRQFSAPGGIPSHVSVTTPGSIHEGGELGYVLVHAFGSVMDNPDLLTIAVVGDGEAETGPLEGSWKGVSFINPARDGAVLPILHLNGAKIAGPTVLARKDRGEVRSLLEGHGYEVIEVEGDDLPGMHHRFAAALADAYATIRAIQRSARDGDWDGTRPRWPLIILRSPKGWTGPESVDGVTVTGTWRSHQVPLSGVKDNPEHLAILESWLRSYRPEELFDENGAPTAIVRELAPDGALRMSASPHANGGVICRDLDLPDFRDYAVDVPEPAAERAESTRKLGEFMRDIYSRNPDRFRLFCPDETNSNRLGAVFEVSDRGFMEHVTPDDVKISRDGRVMEVLSEHNCHGWLEGYNLTGRHGMFATYEAFAMVSASQTVQHGKWLQEARHLPWRAKVPSLNVLLTSTAWRNDHNGFSHQGPGLIQVVLTQRGDVSRIYLPPDANTLLSVADHCFRSRSYVNLIVIDKQPQLQWLTMDEAVEHAARGAGIWDWAGTDDGGSDPDIVLACAGDVVTMETVAAAQILKERLPGFKVRVVNVVDLMTLPRPKDHPHGMTETMFTELFTDTVDVVFSFHGYPGAIHQLVHGRPDADRFRVRGFIEQGTTTTPFDMTVRNKASRYHLVMDAINNAKRLPRGASDLKAWCESQLERHDRYVVEHLEDMPEVRDWSLGDWAARG, encoded by the coding sequence ATGACGACGGTTTCGCAGGACCTGACCAGCCTCGGCCGACTGGACGACACGGAGGTGGCAAGTCTCGACGCGTGGTGGCGCGCCAACAACTATCTGACGATCGGGCAGATCTATCTGCAGGCCAACCCGCTGCTGCGGCGCCCGCTCGAGCCCGACGACATCAAGCCGAGGCTGCTGGGCCACTGGGGTACGAGCCCAGGCCTGTCGCTGATCTACGCGCACGTCTCGCGGCTCATCAAGCACACCGGACAGCAGGCGATCTACCTCGCCGGCCCCGGCCACGGCGGCCCCGCGCTCGTCGCCGCCGGCTACCTCGAGGGCACCTACACCGAGGTGTACCCCGCCGTGACGCAGGACGAGAACGGCATGCTGCGCCTGTTCCGCCAGTTCTCCGCGCCCGGCGGCATCCCCAGCCACGTGTCGGTGACGACGCCCGGCTCCATCCACGAGGGTGGCGAGCTGGGGTACGTGCTCGTGCACGCGTTCGGGTCCGTGATGGACAACCCGGACCTGCTGACGATCGCCGTGGTCGGCGACGGCGAGGCCGAGACCGGCCCGCTCGAGGGCTCCTGGAAGGGCGTCTCGTTCATCAACCCGGCCCGTGACGGCGCCGTGCTGCCGATCCTGCACCTCAACGGTGCCAAGATCGCCGGGCCGACCGTGCTGGCGCGCAAGGACCGCGGCGAGGTGCGCTCGCTGCTGGAGGGCCACGGGTACGAGGTCATCGAGGTCGAGGGCGACGACCTGCCCGGCATGCACCACCGGTTCGCCGCGGCGCTCGCCGACGCGTACGCCACGATCCGCGCGATCCAGCGGTCCGCCCGCGACGGCGACTGGGACGGCACCCGCCCGCGCTGGCCGCTCATCATCCTGCGCTCGCCGAAGGGCTGGACCGGCCCCGAGTCGGTGGACGGTGTCACGGTGACCGGTACGTGGCGCTCGCACCAGGTGCCGCTGTCGGGGGTCAAGGACAACCCCGAGCACCTGGCGATCCTGGAGAGCTGGCTGCGGTCGTACCGTCCGGAGGAGCTGTTCGACGAGAACGGCGCGCCCACCGCGATCGTCCGCGAGCTCGCCCCCGACGGGGCGCTGCGGATGAGCGCCAGCCCGCACGCCAACGGCGGCGTGATCTGCCGTGACCTGGACCTGCCGGACTTCCGTGACTACGCGGTCGACGTGCCCGAGCCGGCCGCCGAGCGCGCCGAGTCGACCCGCAAGCTCGGCGAGTTCATGCGCGACATCTACTCGCGCAACCCCGACCGCTTCCGGCTGTTCTGCCCCGACGAGACCAACAGCAACCGGCTCGGCGCCGTGTTCGAGGTCTCCGACCGCGGGTTCATGGAGCACGTCACCCCCGACGACGTGAAGATCTCCCGCGACGGCCGGGTCATGGAGGTGCTCTCCGAGCACAACTGCCACGGCTGGCTCGAGGGCTACAACCTGACCGGCCGGCACGGCATGTTCGCCACGTACGAGGCGTTCGCGATGGTCAGCGCCTCGCAGACGGTCCAGCACGGCAAGTGGCTGCAGGAGGCCAGGCACCTGCCGTGGCGGGCGAAGGTGCCCAGCCTCAACGTGCTGCTCACCTCCACGGCGTGGCGCAACGACCACAACGGCTTCTCGCACCAGGGCCCGGGTCTCATCCAGGTGGTGCTGACCCAGCGTGGCGACGTGTCGCGCATCTACCTGCCGCCGGACGCCAACACGCTGCTCTCGGTCGCCGACCACTGCTTCCGGTCGCGCTCGTACGTCAACCTCATCGTCATCGACAAGCAGCCGCAGCTGCAGTGGCTGACGATGGACGAGGCCGTCGAGCACGCCGCGCGCGGCGCGGGCATCTGGGACTGGGCCGGCACCGACGACGGCGGCAGCGACCCGGACATCGTGCTGGCCTGCGCCGGCGACGTGGTCACCATGGAGACCGTCGCGGCCGCCCAGATCCTCAAGGAGCGGCTGCCCGGGTTCAAGGTCCGGGTGGTCAACGTCGTCGACCTGATGACGCTGCCCCGGCCCAAGGACCACCCGCACGGCATGACCGAGACGATGTTCACCGAGCTCTTCACCGACACGGTGGACGTGGTGTTCTCGTTCCACGGCTACCCGGGCGCCATCCACCAGCTGGTGCACGGCCGCCCCGACGCCGACCGGTTCCGGGTCCGCGGCTTCATCGAGCAGGGCACGACCACGACCCCGTTCGACATGACGGTGCGCAACAAGGCGTCGCGCTACCACCTGGTGATGGACGCGATCAACAACGCCAAGCGGCTGCCGCGCGGCGCGTCCGACCTCAAGGCGTGGTGCGAGAGCCAGCTGGAGCGCCACGACCGGTACGTGGTCGAGCACCTCGAGGACATGCCGGAGGTGCGCGACTGGTCGCTCGGCGACTGGGCGGCGCGCGGCTGA
- a CDS encoding FAD binding domain-containing protein, with translation MDLHTVAEVVSPAGPGQWRPGDAWLAGGTALFAEPRPEVTRLLDLAAAGWTPITVRDDGLEIAATCTVAELAAYAGAPHLTAFHALATACCHAFLASFKIWNVATVGGNLCAALPAGPMIALTAALGGECLILGPGGERRVPVTSFVTGAGTTVLSPGELLRSVTLPATAATGRTAYRRGSLFTHGRSAVLLAGRLAPGGLVLTVTAATVRPYQLTFDGVPDATALESALADAVPDDAWTDDVHGSPAWRRHLTFRYAEQIRRELTA, from the coding sequence GTGGATCTGCACACGGTCGCCGAGGTGGTCAGCCCGGCCGGGCCCGGCCAGTGGCGGCCCGGGGACGCCTGGCTCGCCGGTGGCACCGCGCTGTTCGCCGAGCCGCGCCCGGAGGTGACCCGGCTGCTGGACCTGGCCGCCGCCGGGTGGACGCCGATCACTGTGCGTGACGACGGCCTGGAGATCGCCGCCACGTGCACGGTCGCGGAGCTCGCCGCGTACGCCGGGGCGCCGCACCTGACCGCGTTCCACGCTCTCGCCACCGCCTGCTGCCACGCCTTCCTGGCCTCCTTCAAGATCTGGAACGTCGCCACCGTCGGCGGCAACCTCTGCGCCGCGCTCCCGGCCGGCCCGATGATCGCGCTGACCGCCGCGCTGGGCGGGGAATGCCTGATCCTCGGCCCCGGCGGCGAGCGGCGGGTGCCGGTGACGAGCTTCGTGACCGGCGCCGGCACGACCGTGCTGAGCCCCGGCGAGCTGCTGCGCTCGGTCACGCTGCCCGCGACCGCGGCGACCGGGCGTACGGCGTACCGTCGCGGCTCGCTGTTCACCCACGGCCGCTCGGCCGTGCTGCTGGCCGGCCGGCTCGCGCCGGGCGGCCTCGTGCTGACCGTGACCGCCGCGACCGTGCGCCCCTACCAGCTGACCTTCGACGGCGTGCCGGACGCGACCGCGCTCGAGTCGGCCCTGGCGGACGCCGTGCCGGACGACGCGTGGACGGACGACGTGCACGGCTCCCCCGCGTGGCGGCGGCACCTCACCTTCCGCTACGCCGAGCAGATCCGCCGGGAGCTGACGGCATGA